The Muntiacus reevesi chromosome 7, mMunRee1.1, whole genome shotgun sequence genome includes a region encoding these proteins:
- the LRRC74A gene encoding leucine-rich repeat-containing protein 74A has product MDNDEPLEPETKDKRDSVSAPQSSDETLYCEAEAPVAVEKEKPAQESSETDLEIEDTEKFFTTGQKELYLEACKLVGVVPVSYFIRNMEESYVNLNHHGLGPNGTKAIAIALVSNTTVLTLELADNCIMPEGILSLVEMLQENYYLQEINVSDNDLGLKGARILSEFLQNNTSSLFSLQLSGNNFKEESAELFCQALSNNYRIKSLDLSHNQFCEKAGEYLGQMLAINVGLQSLDLSWNHLCIRGVVALCSGLRSNVSLKKLDLSMNSFGNEGAAALGEVLRLNSYLTYLDLSSNNITNDGLSKISRALELNESLKVLKLFLNPISMDGALLLILSIKRNPKSKMEDIDISHVLVSEQFVKILDGVCAIHPQLDVIYKSVQALSAKKTPFTWTNPVKLIQSYADQNKISILDFFRSLNPSGELMMPVGEFRKAMIQQNKVPINRYQVRELIKKLGEKTGMVDFRSAQPRCPGLSGPPLWPPEGPQAGTEPSACGKKGSCGLRTQVCVVRAPASLCQTSGLALQGPLVCRTSVRASILRVEEPLPLL; this is encoded by the exons ATGGACAATGACGAACCTCTTGAGCCTGAGACAAAAG ATAAAAGGGACAGTGTGTCCGCGCCGCAGAGCAGTGATGAAACACTCTACTGTGAGGCTGAAGCCCCCGTGGCTGTTGAAAAAGAGAAACCAGCCCAGGAGAGCTCAGAGACAGATCTTGAGATCGAAG ATACCGAGAAATTTTTCACCACTGGACAAAAGGAGCTGTACCTGGAGGCCTGCAAACTGGTGGGAGTAGTGCCCGTCTCCTACTTCATCCGGAACATGGAGGAGTCCTACGTGAACCTCAACCACCATGGGCTGGGCCCCAACGGAACCAAGGCTATTGCTATAGCCCTGGTG TCCAACACGACTGTCCTCACGCTGGAGCTGGCGGACAACTGCATCATGCCGGAGGGCATCCTGAGCCTGGTGGAGATGCTGCAGGAAAACTACTACCTGCAGGAGATA AATGTTTCCGACAATGATCTCGGCTTGAAGGGGGCCAGAATCCTCTCCGAGTTCCTCCAGAATAACACCTCTTCGCTTTTCAGTCTTCAGCTTTCAG GAAATAACTTCAAGGAAGAATCTGCAGAGCTGTTCTGTCAAGCCTTGTCG AACAATTACAGAATTAAATCACTGGATCTCAGTCACAACCAATTCTGTGAAAAGGCAGGCGAGTACCTGGGGCAGATGCTAG CCATCAATGTAGGGCTCCAGTCGCTGGATCTGAGCTGGAACCACCTCTGCATCCGGGGAGTGGTGGCCTTGTGCAGTGGTCTCCGG TCTAACGTGTCGCTCAAGAAACTCGATCTCTCCATGAACAGCTTTGGGAACGAGGGGGCTGCGGCCCTAGGGGAGGTCCTCAGACTCAACAGCTACCTGACCTACTTAGACCTCAGCAGCAACAACATCACCAACGACGGGCTCTCCAAAATCAGCAGAGCCCTGGAATTGAATGAAAGCCTCAAAGTTCTGAAG CTTTTCCTGAACCCCATAAGTATGGATGGGGCTCTGTTACTTATCCTGTCCATCAAGAGGAACCCCAAATCCAAGATGGAGGATATTGACATTTCT CATGTGCTGGTGTCCGAGCAGTTCGTGAAAATACTGGATGGGGTGTGCGCCATCCACCCCCAGCTGGACGTGATATACAAGTCAGTGCAAGCCCTCTCGGCCAAGAAAACCCCCTTCACGTGGACGAACCCCGTGAAACTGATCCAG AGCTACGCAGACCAAAACAAAATCTCCATCCTGGACTTCTTCAGGAGCCTGAACCCTAGTGGAGAGTTGATGATGCCTGTGGGCGAATTCCGGAAAGCCATGATACAG CAAAACAAGGTCCCCATAAACCGGTACCAAGTCAGGGAGCTGATAAAGAAGCTGGGCGAGAAGACAGGCATGGTGGACTTCAGGTCAGCCCAGCCCCGCTGCCCGGGCCTCTCTGGGCCGCCCCTCTGGCCCCCGGAAGGCCCCCAG GCGGGCACGGAGCCAAGCGCTTGCGGCAAGAAGGGCAGCTGCGGCCTCAGGACCCAGGTCTGCGTGGTCCGGGCACCTGCTTCCCTGTGCCAGACCTccgggctggcgctgcagggccCGCTGGTCTGCAG GACCTCTGTCCGTGCCTCCATCTTACGCGTGGAGGAGCCGCTGCCGCTGCTGTAA